One region of uncultured Sulfurimonas sp. genomic DNA includes:
- a CDS encoding methyl-accepting chemotaxis protein: MNNIQKTIVVTIAFIILIASLFLSSSNVIQAVLALIVFAIVIGVNSIKNSAGSNVLNKKRLELIELMEFKRNRVEINENSTDETEKNFNKIVTSYQNAMLDDTRVAGEMVLLADKVSKGHYSCRVNADSKTPYVHVLRNSMNNMLSSSENNLDNAISTLKSFADGKFTSRSKVEVEAKMADLLNNINLLGESLQNMEQENKDKQDHILESSSKLNKTISEITDTTIIELKNMIYSAVERIHSVSEKENEMVGNLQNLVASANETKDILSNIGEIAEQTNLLALNAAIEAARAGEHGRGFAVVADEVRKLAERTQKSLAETSATTNVLIQSISDSSDALNINASEVNDISDEVSVISDKMDEIIDNLHSLTKK; the protein is encoded by the coding sequence ATGAACAATATTCAAAAAACAATAGTAGTAACAATAGCTTTTATAATTTTAATAGCATCTCTGTTTTTAAGTAGCTCAAATGTGATTCAAGCTGTTTTAGCTTTAATAGTTTTTGCAATAGTAATCGGAGTAAATTCCATAAAAAATTCTGCTGGTTCAAATGTTTTAAATAAAAAAAGATTAGAACTTATAGAACTTATGGAATTTAAGAGAAATAGAGTTGAAATAAACGAAAACTCAACTGATGAGACAGAAAAAAATTTCAACAAAATAGTTACAAGTTATCAAAATGCTATGCTTGATGATACAAGAGTTGCAGGAGAGATGGTTTTACTAGCAGATAAAGTTTCAAAAGGTCACTATTCTTGTAGAGTAAATGCTGATAGTAAAACACCTTATGTTCATGTTTTAAGAAATAGTATGAACAATATGCTCTCTTCATCTGAGAATAATCTTGACAATGCAATAAGCACTCTAAAGAGTTTTGCAGATGGTAAATTTACTTCAAGAAGTAAAGTAGAAGTTGAAGCTAAGATGGCGGATCTTTTAAATAACATAAATCTTTTAGGTGAATCACTTCAAAATATGGAACAAGAAAATAAAGATAAACAAGACCATATTTTAGAATCATCAAGTAAGTTAAATAAAACTATTAGTGAAATAACAGATACTACAATTATAGAACTTAAAAATATGATTTATTCTGCTGTTGAGCGTATTCATAGTGTTTCTGAAAAAGAAAATGAAATGGTTGGAAACTTACAAAATCTAGTAGCTAGTGCAAACGAAACTAAAGATATCTTGTCTAACATCGGTGAGATAGCAGAACAAACAAATTTGCTTGCATTAAATGCAGCAATTGAAGCTGCTCGTGCAGGTGAACATGGTCGTGGATTTGCCGTAGTTGCTGATGAAGTTAGAAAATTAGCAGAGAGAACTCAAAAATCTTTAGCTGAGACTTCTGCAACGACTAATGTTCTTATTCAGTCTATTTCAGACAGTTCAGATGCACTTAATATAAATGCTAGTGAAGTAAATGACATTTCAGATGAAGTAAGTGTAATTAGTGATAAAATGGATGAAATTATCGACAATCTTCACTCTTTAACTAAAAAATAA
- a CDS encoding 5'-nucleotidase: MDFYYNTFTKGFTLALNLKDTLVIGISATALFDLSKEDKLFAKEYKNNPENAIQRYREYMLKNEHLPLNEGIGFPLIKALLNLNKYQKEDDSPLVEVVIMSRNSPDTGVIVLNNIKRFNLNITRSAFSAGESSADYLEAFDVDLFLTTNELDAQKVIDKKVCASAVLSTPPEYKCDIDEDQVRIAFDGDAVLFDESSELVYKSEGLEAFYKSEQNSQDIPMNEGPFASFLKKLARLQERLPMKMELSPVRIALVTARNSPADIRVIKTLRHWGVYVDEAFFLGGIEKSKILKAFKAHIFFDDQDVHLDTSSLVVPCGKVLYPSSSKLKNLQLSKLV, translated from the coding sequence ATGGATTTTTACTATAATACTTTTACAAAAGGATTTACATTGGCATTGAACTTAAAAGACACTTTAGTAATTGGCATCTCAGCTACCGCACTTTTTGACTTATCTAAAGAAGATAAACTTTTTGCAAAAGAGTATAAAAATAACCCAGAAAATGCTATACAAAGATACAGAGAGTATATGTTAAAAAATGAGCATCTACCACTAAATGAAGGCATAGGTTTTCCTCTTATCAAAGCTCTACTAAACCTTAATAAGTATCAAAAAGAAGATGATTCCCCTCTTGTTGAAGTTGTTATAATGTCAAGAAATTCTCCAGATACAGGCGTTATTGTTTTAAACAATATAAAAAGATTTAATCTAAATATAACTCGTTCAGCCTTTAGCGCTGGAGAATCGAGTGCAGATTATTTAGAAGCTTTTGATGTAGATTTATTTTTAACAACAAACGAGCTAGATGCACAAAAAGTTATAGATAAAAAAGTTTGTGCTTCTGCTGTTTTAAGCACCCCACCTGAATACAAATGTGATATAGATGAAGATCAAGTTAGAATTGCTTTTGATGGAGATGCAGTACTTTTTGATGAGAGTAGTGAACTTGTTTACAAAAGTGAAGGCTTAGAAGCTTTTTACAAAAGTGAGCAAAACTCACAAGATATTCCTATGAATGAAGGTCCATTTGCATCTTTTTTAAAAAAACTTGCACGCCTCCAAGAGAGACTTCCTATGAAAATGGAGCTCTCCCCTGTTCGTATAGCACTTGTAACTGCTAGAAATTCTCCAGCAGACATAAGAGTCATAAAAACTTTAAGACACTGGGGAGTCTATGTTGATGAGGCATTTTTTCTTGGTGGTATTGAAAAAAGTAAGATACTAAAAGCTTTTAAAGCTCATATATTTTTTGATGATCAAGATGTTCATTTGGACACTTCATCACTTGTAGTTCCATGTGGAAAAGTCTTATATCCATCTTCTTCAAAACTTAAAAATTTACAACTATCAAAATTAGTGTGA
- a CDS encoding nitrate reductase yields the protein MLNYLKLPLTFLLFFSVLYAKDVFPTYKLRSVGFVNDFVVEANYLYAANDMGTIDIFDLKSKKIINQIVLPPITSQLNKLLIANIMSVDALNGKVLIVSVGKNSFRNVWLYENYELKNIINEDKKLSIKEARFLSDGQIIFATLGSDVILHDTYEKYNIYKTQISHSTLGDMMLSEDKSEIVTADESGAIKLIDAKSSKIKSTYASQNVDNIFHVAYSNGVILTAGQDRRMAVYQNGVKDYHIKSDFLIYCVGLSPSAKTGIYTSNEDHHLQLFDPATKLHGNRLIGHDKPVNQIKFINEKELFTSQGRRDIFYWKLD from the coding sequence TTGTTAAATTATTTAAAACTACCACTTACATTTTTGCTATTTTTTAGCGTGCTATATGCAAAAGATGTATTTCCAACTTATAAACTGCGTTCAGTTGGCTTTGTTAATGACTTTGTTGTTGAAGCCAACTATTTATATGCGGCAAATGATATGGGTACTATTGATATTTTTGATTTAAAATCAAAAAAAATCATCAACCAAATAGTTTTACCTCCTATAACTTCTCAACTAAATAAACTACTTATTGCAAATATTATGAGCGTAGATGCTTTAAATGGGAAAGTTCTTATTGTTAGCGTCGGAAAAAACTCATTTAGAAATGTCTGGCTTTATGAAAATTATGAACTTAAAAACATAATAAATGAAGATAAAAAACTAAGCATCAAAGAGGCTCGTTTTTTAAGTGATGGACAGATAATCTTTGCAACACTTGGCTCAGATGTTATACTTCATGACACTTATGAAAAATACAATATTTACAAAACTCAAATTTCGCATAGCACTCTAGGAGATATGATGTTGAGTGAAGATAAAAGTGAGATTGTTACCGCTGATGAAAGCGGAGCCATAAAACTCATAGATGCAAAAAGCTCTAAAATAAAAAGCACTTACGCATCACAAAATGTTGATAATATTTTTCATGTAGCTTATAGCAATGGCGTTATCTTAACAGCTGGACAAGATAGAAGAATGGCTGTTTATCAAAATGGTGTTAAAGATTATCATATTAAAAGTGATTTTTTAATTTACTGTGTGGGTTTAAGTCCTAGTGCAAAAACTGGCATCTACACAAGCAATGAAGATCATCATCTACAACTCTTCGACCCAGCTACAAAACTTCATGGAAACCGTCTAATTGGTCACGATAAGCCGGTAAACCAGATAAAATTTATAAATGAAAAAGAACTCTTTACCTCTCAAGGTCGCAGAGATATTTTTTATTGGAAATTGGATTAG
- a CDS encoding PAS domain-containing protein yields the protein MQEYVLKNNDFLVSQTDDKGIILFANDDFCKIAGYTIDELVGKPHNTVRHPDMPKAAFKDLWDTVKRGGVWNGYVKNKTRNGGYYWVYATVYPMVDAKTNQTRYMSCRRKASKEEIQEAQALYKTLK from the coding sequence ATGCAAGAATATGTGTTAAAAAACAATGATTTTTTAGTTTCACAAACTGATGATAAGGGAATTATCCTATTTGCTAATGATGATTTTTGCAAAATAGCTGGATATACCATAGATGAATTAGTTGGAAAACCTCATAATACTGTAAGACATCCAGATATGCCAAAGGCAGCTTTTAAAGATTTATGGGATACTGTTAAAAGAGGTGGAGTTTGGAATGGTTATGTTAAAAATAAAACTAGAAATGGTGGATACTACTGGGTTTATGCTACTGTTTATCCTATGGTAGATGCTAAAACAAATCAAACTCGCTATATGTCTTGTAGAAGAAAAGCATCAAAAGAAGAGATTCAAGAAGCTCAAGCGTTATATAAAACACTAAAATAG